The Duganella sp. BuS-21 sequence GTGCCCGATCACCACCCGCATTTCGCCATGCAGAAAATCGTCACGCCGGCTGATATCTATCCGGTCTTCCGTGAACTATTCAAGAAGCAGCCGAAATAATCATGAATGATATGACGCCCAAGCCCAAGCATCCCAACGCCTTGCCGGAGCAGTCCGAATGGACGTTCGAGCTGATCGAGCAGATACACCAGGAAATCCGCCGCGTCGCCGAAGGCTTCGGGCTCGATACCTATCCCAACCAGCTGGAGATCATCACCGCCGAGCAGATGATGGACGCCTACACCTCGGTCGGCATGCCGGTGTCGTACAACCACTGGTCCTTCGGCAAGCACTTCCTGAGCACCGAGAAGGGTTACAAGCGCGGGCAGATGGGGCTGGCCTACGAGATTGTCATCAACTCCAATCCCTGCATCGCCTATCTGATGGAAGAGAACAGCCTGACCATGCAGTCGCTGGTGATCGCGCACGCGGCGTATGGCCACAACTCCTTCTTCAAGGGTAATTACCTGTTCCGCACCTGGACCGACGCCGACGCCATCGTCGACTACATGGTGTTCGCCAAGAACTACATCGCCGAGTGCGAGCAGCGCCACGGCATCGATGCGGTCGAGACCCTGCTCGATTCCTGCCACGCCATTCAGAACTACGGCGTCGACCGCTACAAGCGCCCGGCCAAGCTGTCGCTGGCGCAGGAGCGCGCGCGGCAAAAGGAACGCGAAGCCTACGTGCAGTCGCAGATCAACGAACTATGGCGCACCCTGCCGCGGCGCGAGGAAGAGGAAGTCAACCGCGCCATCAAGCGCTTCCCGCCCGAGCCGGAGGAGAACCTGCTGTACTTCATCGAGAAGTACGCGCCGCTGCTGGAACCGTGGCAGCGCGAGATGG is a genomic window containing:
- a CDS encoding SpoVR family protein → MNDMTPKPKHPNALPEQSEWTFELIEQIHQEIRRVAEGFGLDTYPNQLEIITAEQMMDAYTSVGMPVSYNHWSFGKHFLSTEKGYKRGQMGLAYEIVINSNPCIAYLMEENSLTMQSLVIAHAAYGHNSFFKGNYLFRTWTDADAIVDYMVFAKNYIAECEQRHGIDAVETLLDSCHAIQNYGVDRYKRPAKLSLAQERARQKEREAYVQSQINELWRTLPRREEEEVNRAIKRFPPEPEENLLYFIEKYAPLLEPWQREMVRIVRKISQYFYPQRQTQVMNEGWATFWHYTILNQLYDEGVIADGFMMEFLKSHTNVVYQPPVNSPYYSGINPYALGFAMMTDIRRICEHPTDEDREWFPDIAGSDWRKTLDFAMRNFKDESFIAQYLSPKLIREFHFFAVLDDDNNDKLSVSAIHDNLGYRYVRQQLAEQYNLGNREPNIQVWSVNTQDDRALTLRHSQFQRRPLNQQAGEVLKHVARLWGFDVHLETVGPKGEVVSTLEVKREKRGRSF